A window from Nycticebus coucang isolate mNycCou1 chromosome X, mNycCou1.pri, whole genome shotgun sequence encodes these proteins:
- the TCEAL4 gene encoding transcription elongation factor A protein-like 4 has translation MEKLCNENERMPLNQGKTENEEKPQDEGKPEVACTLEDQEKLENEGKTEDKEMLGDEEKPESEGKAKEGGKLEREGKSESNKEPKEKEKPKSETRAAGKRPAEDDIPRKAKRKTDKGLAEYLKEYKEAVHDMNFSNEDMIREFDNMAKVEDEKRKSKQKLGGFLWMQRNLQDPFYPRGPREFRGGCRAPRRDIEDIPYV, from the coding sequence ATGGAAAAGCTCtgcaatgaaaatgaaagaatgccTTTGAAtcaaggaaagacagaaaatgaagaaaagccaCAGGATGAGGGAAAGCCAGAAGTAGCTTGTACTCTGGAAGATCAGGAGAAGTTAGAAAATGAGGGAAAGACAGAAGACAAGGAAATGTTAGGGGATGAGGAAAAGCCAGAGAGTGAGGGGAAagcaaaggaaggaggaaagcttGAGAGGGAGGGAAAGTCAGAGAGCAATAAAGagccaaaagagaaagaaaagccaaagagTGAAACAAGGGCTGCAGGAAAGCGCCCAGCTGAGGATGATATACCCAGGAAAGCCAAGAGAAAAACTGACAAGGGGCTGGCCGAGTACCTCAAAGAATATAAAGAGGCTGTACACGATATGAATTTCAGCAATGAAGACATGATAAGAGAATTTGACAATATGGCTAAGGtggaagatgaaaagagaaaaagcaaacagaaactgGGGGGATTTTTGTGGATGCAAAGAAATTTACAGGATCCCTTCTACCCGAGAGGCCCAAGAGAATTCAGGGGTGGGTGCAGGGCCCCACGAAGGGACATTGAAGACATTCCTTATGTGTAG
- the TCEAL3 gene encoding transcription elongation factor A protein-like 3, with protein MEKPYSKHEEKLESEGKPKEDVEPDDEAKSDVEEKPDVEEKPECEGKLEDEGEPDEEGQEDEGKQGKSEDEGKPQGEGKTESQSKPETQPRATEKRPAEDYVPRKAKRKTDRGRTDDSPKDCQEDLQERHLSSEEMRECGDASRAQEELRKKQKMGGFHWMQRDVQDSFAPRGQRGVRGVRGGGRGQRGLHDIPYL; from the coding sequence ATGGAGAAACCCTACAGTAAACATGAAGAGAAACTGGAAAGCGAGGGAAAGCCAAAAGAGGATGTAGAGCCTGATGATGAAGCAAAGTCAGACGTGGAAGAAAAGCCGGACGTGGAAGAGAAGCCAGAATGTGAGGGAAAGCTCGAGGATGAGGGAGAGCCAGATGAGGAGGGACAAGAAGATGAGGGAAAGCAAGGAAAGTCCGAAGATGAGGGCAAACCACAAGGTGAGGGCAAGACAGAATCCCAGTCAAAGCCTGAGACCCAGCCACGGGCCACCGAAAAGCGTCCAGCTGAAGATTATGTGCCCcggaaagcaaaaagaaaaacggACAGGGGGAGGACTGACGACTCTCCCAAGGACTGTCAGGAGGACTTACAGGAAAGGCATTTGAGCAGTGAGGAGATGAGAGAATGTGGAGATGCTTCAAGGGCCCAGGAGGAGCTaaggaaaaagcagaaaatgGGTGGTTTTCATTGGATGCAGAGAGATGTACAGGATTCATTTGCCCCAAGGGGACAACGGGGTGTCAGGGGAGTGAGGGGTGGAGGTAGAGGCCAAAGGGGATTACATGATATTCCATATCTTTAA